From a region of the Ketobacter sp. MCCC 1A13808 genome:
- a CDS encoding thiamine pyrophosphate-binding protein, with protein sequence MGVKVYERILELFEAEGIKTLFGIPDPNFVHMFVAAEKRGWNVVTPHHELAAGFMAEGYARMTGTPALCIATLGPGIANTAGAMMCAKVENSPVIYIGGQRARVTEQRVRRGRIQFVKQEALFENSVKYSASIEYADQTDEIIRHALRVCQSGTPGPVYIEYPSHVILQDLDVPPALPPEDYRLVKPGADGEMVAKAVELIKAADNPVLLVGHAVQCSRGGPQVKELAELMGCPVLQTSGGTAFIEGIEERTFPYLFAEVADEIVAKSDLVVAIGTEIGEPSHYGKGYLWAEGKVDRKWIYVELDPQAIGVNRPIDVPLVGDLRTVVPQLSAGLKDSPRAEAPDLQRWIKEDQERLAKLAEQDFSTESGRVHTGQWVVEATKAFPKDGIHVRDGGCTVIFTWTYLQCKPHDVIWNQNFGHLGTGLPYAIGASVAEGRNRPVLFTTSDSAFLFHIGELETVARLELPMVIVVGVDNSWGLEVGVYKRTFGHGNTTEPGVHWNKNVRFDKIAEGLGCEGMYVEKGEDLSAAVTAAFASGKPTVIHVPIDPVINHGGNENKDTPNYDRFRTWYAEGQQ encoded by the coding sequence ATGGGCGTAAAAGTTTACGAACGCATACTGGAACTTTTCGAAGCGGAGGGTATTAAGACTCTCTTCGGTATTCCTGATCCTAACTTCGTGCATATGTTCGTTGCGGCCGAAAAGCGGGGCTGGAATGTGGTCACGCCCCATCACGAACTCGCCGCCGGTTTCATGGCTGAAGGCTATGCGCGCATGACGGGAACACCGGCTTTGTGCATTGCGACTCTGGGCCCGGGGATTGCAAATACCGCCGGTGCCATGATGTGTGCAAAAGTTGAAAACTCACCGGTTATCTATATCGGTGGTCAACGTGCGCGGGTCACCGAACAGCGGGTTCGTCGTGGTCGTATTCAGTTTGTGAAACAGGAAGCCCTGTTCGAAAATTCAGTCAAGTACAGCGCCAGTATTGAATACGCCGATCAAACCGATGAAATCATTCGTCATGCCCTGCGGGTATGTCAGTCCGGCACGCCAGGTCCTGTATATATTGAATATCCGTCTCATGTCATTTTGCAAGATCTGGATGTGCCGCCTGCGTTGCCTCCGGAAGACTACCGTTTGGTGAAGCCCGGTGCAGACGGTGAAATGGTTGCAAAAGCAGTTGAGCTAATTAAAGCAGCCGATAACCCGGTGTTGCTGGTGGGCCATGCAGTACAGTGTTCCAGGGGTGGGCCTCAGGTAAAAGAGTTGGCCGAGCTGATGGGCTGTCCGGTGCTGCAGACTTCGGGTGGCACGGCCTTTATCGAAGGCATCGAAGAGCGCACATTCCCCTACCTGTTCGCAGAAGTGGCTGATGAGATTGTGGCGAAGTCCGATCTGGTGGTGGCCATCGGTACTGAAATCGGTGAACCCTCTCACTATGGTAAGGGTTATCTCTGGGCCGAAGGAAAAGTGGATCGTAAATGGATCTATGTTGAGCTTGATCCCCAAGCCATCGGCGTAAACCGTCCGATTGATGTGCCGTTGGTTGGAGACTTGCGTACTGTAGTGCCGCAGCTTTCCGCGGGCCTGAAAGACAGTCCGCGCGCGGAAGCCCCTGATCTTCAGCGCTGGATTAAAGAAGATCAGGAAAGACTGGCTAAACTTGCTGAGCAGGATTTTTCTACCGAAAGCGGCCGTGTCCATACGGGTCAATGGGTGGTTGAGGCGACCAAAGCCTTTCCTAAAGACGGTATTCACGTTCGAGACGGTGGTTGTACCGTAATCTTTACCTGGACTTATCTTCAGTGCAAACCTCACGATGTTATCTGGAACCAGAACTTTGGTCACCTAGGCACGGGCTTGCCCTATGCAATCGGGGCTTCTGTAGCAGAAGGGCGAAACCGCCCTGTTTTGTTTACGACCAGTGACTCTGCATTCCTGTTCCATATCGGGGAGCTGGAAACGGTAGCGCGTCTTGAATTGCCTATGGTCATCGTGGTGGGAGTGGACAATTCCTGGGGACTGGAAGTGGGTGTCTACAAGCGGACTTTCGGCCACGGCAATACAACGGAGCCGGGTGTACATTGGAATAAGAACGTGCGTTTCGACAAAATCGCTGAAGGCCTTGGCTGTGAAGGGATGTATGTTGAAAAAGGCGAAGATCTGAGTGCCGCAGTAACGGCTGCCTTCGCCAGTGGTAAGCCTACGGTTATTCATGTGCCTATCGATCCGGTGATCAACCACGGAGGCAATGAGAATAAAGATACGCCAAATTATGACCGCTTCCGAACTTGGTATGCAGAAGGGCAGCAGTAG